One Brevibacterium spongiae DNA segment encodes these proteins:
- a CDS encoding AMP-dependent synthetase/ligase yields the protein MSPTTMPQATTPVVGFEVDTVSSTTDIFLRTVAEDPKRPLVAKPDGESWIEVPAGEFLEEVRAAAKGLIALGVGVGDRIAIFGPTSYEWTLSDYAVWYAGGISVPFYDTSSEDQLAWMLTDADVARGLVATPEHADRVRAAAAAAGRPEPALRVWSAGAFADLAEAGKDITDEQLESARSQVGSESVATIIYTSGTTGKPKGCVLTHANFVQTAQAARHQIPSVLDTSMRCLLFLPQAHVFARFIEVLSISNGALLAHQSDLTKLTDAMGSFHPSFILGVPRVFEKVFNSALATAQAGGKEKIFRRAEQVAVAYSKALDTGNVPLSLKLQHALFDKLVYSKLRAVMGDNVTHAVSGGGALGAHLGHFFRGLGIIVLEGYGLTETTAPITVNVPENSKIGTVGVPLPGVSVAIAPDGEILAKGVPVFREYWNNPEATAKEFHDGWFGTGDLGSIDDDGYLTINGRKKEIIVTSSGKNIAPAPLEDVLRRHPLVGQPVVVGENRKFVSALVFLDSEMLPGWLKNHGLPEMDLREAAADDTIRAEIEKAVEAVNRTVSRAEGIKKFTILPIELSEENGYLSAKQSVKRHVVNKDFAEDIDALYAS from the coding sequence ATGAGCCCAACGACAATGCCGCAGGCGACAACTCCCGTCGTCGGATTCGAAGTCGATACCGTCTCGTCGACGACCGACATCTTCCTCCGCACCGTAGCCGAGGATCCGAAGCGCCCTCTCGTCGCCAAGCCCGACGGCGAGAGCTGGATCGAAGTGCCGGCAGGCGAATTCCTTGAGGAGGTGCGTGCCGCAGCGAAGGGGCTCATCGCTCTGGGGGTCGGAGTCGGCGACAGGATCGCGATCTTCGGCCCCACGTCATATGAGTGGACCCTCAGCGACTATGCCGTCTGGTATGCCGGCGGCATCTCGGTCCCGTTCTACGACACGTCTTCGGAAGACCAGCTCGCGTGGATGCTCACCGACGCCGACGTCGCCCGCGGGCTCGTCGCCACACCTGAGCACGCCGACCGAGTCAGGGCGGCGGCTGCGGCCGCCGGACGGCCCGAACCAGCGCTGCGGGTGTGGAGTGCGGGTGCGTTCGCCGACCTCGCCGAGGCGGGGAAGGACATCACCGACGAGCAGCTCGAATCGGCTCGGTCCCAGGTCGGCTCCGAGTCCGTGGCCACGATCATCTACACCTCGGGCACCACCGGCAAACCGAAGGGCTGCGTGCTCACCCACGCGAACTTCGTCCAGACCGCCCAGGCGGCCCGTCACCAGATCCCCAGCGTCCTCGACACCTCGATGCGCTGCCTGCTGTTCCTGCCGCAGGCTCACGTGTTCGCCCGGTTCATCGAAGTGCTCTCGATCAGCAACGGCGCCCTGCTGGCTCACCAGTCGGACCTGACCAAGCTCACCGATGCGATGGGCAGCTTCCATCCGTCGTTCATCCTCGGTGTGCCCCGCGTCTTCGAGAAGGTCTTCAATTCTGCCCTGGCCACCGCACAGGCCGGCGGCAAGGAGAAGATCTTCCGTCGTGCCGAGCAGGTCGCGGTCGCCTATTCGAAGGCACTGGACACCGGCAATGTGCCGTTGAGCCTGAAGCTGCAGCACGCGCTCTTCGACAAGCTCGTGTATTCGAAGCTGCGCGCGGTCATGGGCGACAACGTCACTCATGCCGTCTCCGGCGGCGGCGCCCTGGGAGCACACCTCGGGCATTTCTTCCGCGGACTCGGCATCATCGTGCTCGAAGGCTACGGCCTCACCGAGACCACGGCGCCGATCACCGTCAATGTGCCGGAGAACTCGAAGATCGGCACTGTCGGCGTTCCGCTGCCCGGTGTCTCAGTGGCGATCGCTCCCGACGGTGAGATCCTCGCCAAGGGCGTGCCCGTCTTCCGCGAATACTGGAACAACCCCGAGGCCACGGCCAAGGAGTTCCATGACGGCTGGTTCGGCACCGGAGACCTCGGCTCAATCGACGACGACGGCTACCTCACGATCAACGGCCGCAAGAAGGAGATCATCGTCACCTCCAGCGGGAAGAACATCGCACCCGCTCCGCTCGAGGATGTGCTCCGTCGCCATCCGCTCGTCGGCCAGCCGGTGGTCGTCGGTGAGAACCGCAAGTTCGTGTCCGCACTCGTCTTCCTCGATTCTGAGATGCTGCCCGGATGGCTGAAGAACCACGGCCTGCCGGAGATGGATCTGCGCGAGGCCGCCGCCGATGACACGATTCGGGCCGAGATCGAGAAGGCCGTCGAGGCAGTGAACCGGACGGTCTCACGGGCCGAGGGCATCAAGAAGTTCACGATCCTGCCCATCGAGCTCAGCGAAGAGAACGGGTATCTTTCGGCCAAGCAGTCGGTCAAACGCCACGTCGTCAACAAGGACTTCGCCGAGGACATCGACGCCCTCTACGCGAGCTGA
- a CDS encoding glutathione S-transferase family protein translates to MADNAEHIPSYVTEGQEFNRDTNYIDDRILNDPNAQWPVEPGRYRLVAARACPWANRTIIVRRLLGLEDAISIGMPGPTHDARSWTFDLDQGGVDPVLGIERLQQAFFARYPDYPRGITVPAIVDVPTGVVVTNDFPQITEDFSTQWTDYHRDGAPNLWPEESRDEMAKVMRHIYTEINNGVYRCGFAGSQDAYEAAFDRLFNALDIVEDRLSRSRFLMGETITEADVRLFTTLVRFDPVYFGHFKCNRQPLTSFENLWGYARDLYQTPGFGDTVDFEQIKQHYYIVHRDVNPTQIVPKGPDLSGWLSDHGRDAKFGGSPFGDGSAPGPVKDGEEVAFAHTAAAWEK, encoded by the coding sequence ATGGCCGACAACGCCGAACACATTCCCAGCTATGTGACCGAGGGCCAGGAATTCAACCGCGATACGAACTACATCGACGATCGCATCCTCAACGATCCGAACGCCCAGTGGCCGGTCGAACCCGGTCGGTACCGCCTCGTCGCGGCCCGCGCCTGCCCGTGGGCGAACCGGACGATCATCGTCCGTCGCCTCCTCGGCCTCGAGGACGCCATCTCCATCGGCATGCCCGGCCCCACCCATGATGCCCGGTCCTGGACCTTCGATCTCGATCAGGGCGGAGTGGATCCGGTGCTCGGCATCGAACGTCTGCAGCAGGCCTTCTTCGCCCGCTACCCGGACTATCCGCGCGGAATCACCGTGCCCGCCATCGTCGACGTTCCCACCGGGGTCGTCGTGACCAACGACTTCCCGCAGATCACCGAGGACTTCTCCACACAGTGGACCGACTACCATCGGGACGGTGCACCGAACCTGTGGCCGGAGGAATCCCGGGACGAGATGGCCAAGGTGATGCGCCATATCTATACGGAGATCAACAACGGCGTCTACCGCTGCGGCTTCGCCGGTTCCCAAGACGCCTACGAAGCTGCCTTCGATCGTCTGTTCAATGCCCTCGACATCGTCGAAGACCGCCTGAGCCGGTCACGATTCCTCATGGGCGAGACCATCACCGAGGCGGATGTGCGTCTGTTCACCACCCTGGTGCGCTTCGATCCCGTCTACTTCGGCCATTTCAAGTGCAACCGTCAGCCGCTGACGAGCTTCGAGAACCTCTGGGGATATGCCCGCGACCTGTACCAGACGCCCGGATTCGGCGACACCGTCGACTTCGAGCAGATCAAACAGCACTACTACATCGTCCACCGCGACGTGAATCCCACGCAGATCGTGCCCAAGGGACCGGATCTGTCGGGCTGGCTGAGCGATCACGGTCGTGATGCGAAGTTCGGCGGTTCGCCCTTCGGCGACGGGAGCGCTCCGGGCCCCGTCAAAGACGGTGAAGAGGTGGCGTTCGCCCACACCGCGGCCGCCTGGGAGAAGTGA
- a CDS encoding DedA family protein, with amino-acid sequence MPISFSTTSSALLAQAATGGDPSGGTLAGSGALAAGGNVLAAGGGAAEGLSGFSAWTVTIMETLGPLGVGFLVFLDNIFPPIPSELVLPLAGFTSSQGQLNIVAAIICATLGSLIGAIVLWALGKWIGIERIARIAVKMPLVDVDDVHKTVDWFDRHGDKAVFFGRMIPIFRSLISIPAGMRDMRLLKFTLLTTAGSAIWNTILIVAGFYLGENWAIVETYAGYFQKIVIVAVIVLVIVWILLKVRKRRRKKAAGADVTENDHIEPGEFDS; translated from the coding sequence ATGCCGATCTCATTTTCGACCACGTCATCTGCCCTTCTCGCCCAGGCGGCGACCGGCGGTGACCCCTCGGGTGGAACCCTTGCCGGCAGCGGCGCTCTCGCCGCAGGTGGCAATGTCCTGGCCGCCGGCGGCGGTGCGGCGGAGGGCCTCAGCGGATTCTCGGCATGGACCGTGACCATCATGGAGACCCTCGGGCCGCTGGGCGTCGGGTTCCTCGTGTTCCTCGACAACATCTTCCCGCCCATTCCCAGCGAACTCGTTCTTCCCCTGGCCGGGTTCACCTCGAGTCAGGGGCAGCTGAACATCGTGGCCGCGATCATCTGCGCGACCTTGGGCTCACTCATCGGCGCCATCGTGCTGTGGGCGCTGGGCAAGTGGATCGGCATCGAACGCATCGCGCGGATCGCGGTGAAGATGCCGCTGGTCGATGTCGACGATGTGCATAAGACCGTCGACTGGTTCGATCGGCACGGCGACAAGGCAGTGTTCTTCGGTCGGATGATCCCGATCTTCCGATCGCTCATCTCCATTCCCGCGGGAATGCGGGACATGCGTCTGCTGAAGTTCACGCTCCTGACGACGGCCGGCAGCGCGATCTGGAACACCATCCTCATCGTCGCCGGCTTCTACCTCGGAGAGAACTGGGCGATCGTCGAAACCTATGCCGGATACTTCCAGAAGATCGTCATCGTCGCCGTCATCGTCCTCGTCATCGTGTGGATCCTGCTCAAGGTCCGCAAACGCCGGCGCAAGAAGGCCGCCGGCGCCGACGTGACCGAGAACGATCACATCGAACCCGGAGAGTTCGACTCCTGA
- a CDS encoding YhjD/YihY/BrkB family envelope integrity protein, whose protein sequence is MAPAKVLASRNTVAEVGHNAVNRPGPAHLMRAVQRFGQRLGNQFGAAITYFLVLAVMPIAMVSLASIGFVLDIVRPELLPQVTDQIETFTAGNSTLTEQLESYLLDWQAVGIIGILTGLYTGQGFIGNLGAAVRAQLHDDFDDAVPEKSFVSKILNNIVTLIGLIIGLLLAVALTVVGTGLRSMIADFLGLGGFAAGLLFVVPLVLTFGAAWLIFWFLFTMLPEKPVDKQAKNRGALIGAVAFLILINFSTVLVNLFSGNKAAGVFGSIIAIMLTLNVFARIILFIAAWIGTAKAPRPREEDDPDYQFVVPKVQAQSLGALIAGAGIVALTLLGFKRYDEHRSDREQLRR, encoded by the coding sequence GTGGCACCAGCCAAAGTACTGGCCTCGCGCAACACTGTCGCCGAGGTCGGCCACAATGCCGTCAATCGGCCGGGACCCGCACACCTCATGCGCGCCGTACAGCGGTTCGGCCAGCGTCTTGGCAACCAGTTCGGTGCTGCCATCACCTACTTCCTCGTTCTCGCGGTCATGCCCATCGCTATGGTCAGCCTCGCGTCCATCGGCTTCGTCCTCGACATCGTGCGCCCCGAGCTCCTCCCCCAGGTGACCGATCAGATCGAGACCTTCACTGCCGGCAACTCCACTCTCACGGAGCAGCTCGAGAGCTACCTCCTCGATTGGCAGGCAGTCGGAATCATCGGTATCCTCACCGGTCTCTACACGGGTCAGGGATTCATCGGCAACCTCGGTGCGGCGGTGCGCGCACAGCTTCATGACGATTTCGACGATGCCGTCCCGGAGAAGTCATTCGTCAGCAAGATCCTCAACAACATCGTCACCCTCATCGGGCTCATCATCGGACTCCTGCTGGCCGTGGCGCTCACCGTCGTCGGCACCGGTCTGCGGTCGATGATCGCCGATTTCCTCGGCCTCGGCGGATTCGCCGCCGGCCTGCTCTTCGTCGTCCCACTCGTCCTCACGTTCGGAGCCGCGTGGCTGATCTTCTGGTTCCTGTTCACGATGCTCCCGGAGAAGCCCGTGGACAAACAGGCGAAGAACCGCGGCGCCCTCATCGGTGCGGTCGCGTTCCTCATCCTCATCAACTTCTCCACCGTGCTCGTCAATCTCTTCTCCGGGAACAAGGCCGCCGGCGTGTTCGGGTCGATCATCGCGATCATGCTGACCCTCAACGTCTTCGCGCGCATCATCCTGTTCATCGCAGCGTGGATCGGCACAGCGAAGGCACCGAGGCCGCGGGAGGAGGACGACCCGGACTACCAGTTCGTCGTACCCAAGGTGCAGGCACAGAGCCTCGGCGCGCTCATCGCGGGTGCCGGCATCGTCGCGCTCACCCTGCTCGGCTTCAAACGCTACGACGAGCACCGGTCCGATCGCGAACAGCTGAGACGGTAG
- a CDS encoding glyceraldehyde-3-phosphate dehydrogenase: MTDATTARLDDWAKKQTAAEELIPLVGRLYRENDVLLTLFGRSLLNKSVTGMIKAHRYARHFLGEELDIQITHRIVKALSELSLAPARIDLGRLIEKLDDPNGDVDAFLAETLAEVVDSQSGQGEVRDVVLYGFGRIGRLLARILIDRAGGTGMRLRAIVVRKGGDNDIVKRASLLRRDSVHGSFDGTIVVDEEANTIQANGTLIQVIYSDDPSQVDYTSYGINDAIIVDNTGKWRDEEGLSKHLACPGASKVLLTAPGKGDVKNIVFGVNDDAILDTDTVISAASCTTNAITPVLKAINDKFGVRNGHVETVHSFTNDQNLIDNFHKGSRRGRAAGLNMVLTETGAAKAVAKALPELAGKLSGNAIRVPTPNVSMAILNLNLKNATTVDELNTFLREVSMHSALRNQVDYVTSPELVSTDLVGSKRAGVVDGLATIVDEDRVVVYVWYDNEFGYSCQVVRCVAKMADVDVPAFP, encoded by the coding sequence TTGACTGACGCAACGACGGCACGCCTGGACGATTGGGCGAAGAAGCAGACCGCCGCCGAAGAACTCATTCCGCTAGTCGGACGCCTGTACCGTGAGAACGACGTGCTGCTGACGCTGTTCGGACGGTCGCTGCTGAACAAGTCGGTGACCGGCATGATCAAGGCCCACCGCTATGCGCGCCACTTCCTCGGTGAAGAGCTGGACATCCAGATCACGCACCGCATCGTCAAGGCTCTGTCCGAGCTCAGCCTGGCGCCGGCCCGCATCGACCTGGGCCGCCTCATCGAGAAGCTCGACGACCCGAACGGCGATGTCGATGCGTTCCTCGCCGAGACACTCGCCGAGGTCGTCGATTCGCAGTCCGGTCAGGGCGAAGTCCGCGACGTCGTCCTCTACGGATTCGGCCGCATCGGACGTCTGCTGGCCCGCATCCTCATCGACCGCGCCGGCGGCACCGGCATGCGTCTGCGCGCCATCGTCGTGCGCAAGGGCGGGGACAACGACATCGTCAAGCGGGCGTCCCTGCTGCGCCGCGATTCGGTGCACGGCTCCTTCGACGGAACCATCGTCGTCGACGAAGAGGCCAACACCATCCAGGCCAACGGCACCCTCATCCAGGTCATCTACTCCGATGATCCGTCGCAGGTCGACTACACCTCTTATGGCATCAACGACGCCATCATCGTCGACAACACCGGCAAATGGCGCGACGAGGAGGGCCTGTCCAAGCACCTCGCCTGCCCCGGCGCCTCGAAGGTGCTGCTCACCGCTCCCGGCAAGGGCGATGTCAAGAACATCGTCTTCGGAGTCAACGACGATGCGATCCTCGACACGGACACGGTCATCTCGGCCGCCTCGTGCACGACGAACGCGATCACCCCCGTGCTCAAGGCCATCAACGACAAGTTCGGTGTCCGCAACGGCCACGTCGAGACGGTGCACTCGTTCACGAACGACCAGAACCTCATCGACAACTTCCACAAGGGCTCCCGTCGCGGCCGTGCAGCCGGGCTGAACATGGTCCTCACCGAGACCGGCGCTGCCAAGGCCGTGGCCAAGGCCCTGCCGGAGCTCGCCGGGAAGCTCTCGGGCAACGCGATCCGCGTGCCCACCCCGAACGTGTCGATGGCGATCCTCAACCTCAACCTGAAGAACGCCACCACCGTGGATGAGCTCAACACCTTCCTGCGCGAGGTGTCGATGCATTCGGCGCTGCGCAACCAGGTCGACTACGTCACCTCCCCCGAGCTCGTCTCCACCGACCTCGTCGGCTCGAAGCGCGCCGGAGTCGTCGACGGTCTGGCCACGATCGTCGATGAGGACCGCGTCGTCGTCTACGTCTGGTACGACAACGAGTTCGGCTACTCCTGCCAGGTGGTGCGCTGCGTGGCGAAGATGGCTGATGTCGACGTTCCCGCGTTCCCCTGA
- a CDS encoding D-2-hydroxyacid dehydrogenase, translating into MTVLTILNSPGTEIPDLLTDLGDREGIELRIAEADTLGAALPGTDVLLMWDFFSTALKDAYGSADRLEWVHAAAAGVDSLLFDELVEAPVTVTNARGTFDRPIAEFVLSYILMHAKNSVGSLSDQAQEKWNRRSTRDIAGTTALIVGTGAIGREIARLLSAVDISVTGAGSRARSGDADFGDVIDSATLADNVAGYDWVIDIAPLTERTERLVGAEVFTAMDDTAVFINVGRGDTVDTDALVDALRTGKIAGAGLDVFDEEPLPAGHPLWTMDDVIITPHMSGDTDGWRMRLAQQFHQLFEQYLAGEEFPHTVDKKLGYVR; encoded by the coding sequence ATGACGGTACTGACGATACTCAACTCACCCGGAACAGAGATTCCCGACCTGCTCACTGACCTGGGGGACCGGGAGGGAATCGAACTGCGCATCGCCGAGGCGGACACCCTCGGTGCTGCGCTGCCGGGCACAGATGTGCTGCTGATGTGGGATTTCTTCTCCACTGCCCTCAAGGACGCCTACGGCAGCGCCGACCGGCTCGAATGGGTTCATGCCGCTGCGGCCGGAGTCGATTCCCTCCTCTTCGACGAACTCGTCGAGGCACCGGTGACGGTGACGAACGCGCGAGGGACCTTCGACCGTCCGATCGCCGAATTCGTGCTCAGCTACATCCTCATGCACGCGAAGAACTCCGTGGGATCGCTGAGCGATCAGGCACAGGAGAAGTGGAACCGCCGCTCGACGCGCGATATCGCAGGGACCACGGCGCTGATCGTGGGCACCGGAGCGATCGGCAGGGAGATCGCCCGACTGCTGAGCGCCGTCGACATCTCGGTCACCGGGGCCGGTTCGCGCGCCCGCAGCGGCGACGCCGACTTCGGTGACGTCATCGACTCCGCCACCCTGGCCGACAATGTCGCCGGATACGACTGGGTCATCGACATCGCTCCGCTGACGGAGAGGACCGAACGGCTCGTCGGTGCCGAGGTGTTCACCGCCATGGACGACACCGCTGTCTTCATCAACGTCGGTCGCGGCGACACCGTCGACACCGACGCGCTCGTCGATGCCCTGCGCACCGGGAAGATCGCCGGAGCCGGACTCGATGTCTTCGACGAGGAGCCGCTGCCGGCCGGACACCCGCTGTGGACGATGGACGATGTCATCATCACCCCGCATATGAGCGGCGACACCGACGGCTGGCGGATGCGTCTGGCCCAGCAGTTCCACCAGCTGTTCGAGCAGTACCTCGCCGGTGAGGAGTTCCCTCACACCGTCGATAAGAAGCTCGGGTACGTGCGTTGA
- a CDS encoding MDR family MFS transporter: MTNETTKQTKAVMRSNRDIETETMTVKPQTTSSATEAPATPGDDTAPMTTSAIILLFVGLMIAMFMFSLNQTVLATALPTIVGELDGVDQMLWVSTAFMLASTIMMPVYGKVGDLFGRKPLFMFAICCFLLGSVFALIANEMSTLIFGRVLQGIGGGGMMILSQSIIASVVPARERGKYMGIMGSAFAVSSVAGPLIGGWLTEGPGWRWAFAINFPLGIIALIAAAIFLKVPKHARGSGPRPKVDVFGMALISVVTSCIVLVSAWGGHDFAWGSWQINGLIVTGVIAAIAFVFVELKVSEPVIPMYLFTNRDFLLCTIAGLFVGIGMFGVLSYMPTYLQMVHGIDATIAGLMMVPMMGTMLVSSTLVGFIVSRTGKYKKYPLAGILIMAASLVLLSQLKAESSAWETIGCLALLGLGLGLSMQTLVLVVQNAFPVKMVGTATAANNYFRQVGATLGMAFIGSVFTQRLMDNIKDGITEIAKAAPQGHLPKLSSTGLTPEIVSKLPEPIHSLIINSYNDALVPLFLWVAPLAVLGFIFLCFLPNTPLAQTLKNEPAKRESLDVAATENRGAETPGAVSSVSLAESPLPEETRNDGTDDTQLTRNRDSRPAH, encoded by the coding sequence ATGACGAACGAGACGACGAAACAGACGAAAGCCGTGATGAGAAGCAACCGCGATATCGAAACCGAGACGATGACAGTGAAACCCCAGACAACCTCCTCGGCCACCGAGGCACCGGCGACACCCGGCGATGACACGGCACCGATGACCACCTCGGCGATCATCCTGCTCTTCGTGGGCCTCATGATCGCAATGTTCATGTTCTCCCTCAACCAGACGGTGCTCGCCACCGCCCTGCCGACGATCGTCGGCGAACTCGACGGCGTCGACCAGATGCTGTGGGTCTCCACCGCATTCATGCTCGCCTCGACGATCATGATGCCCGTCTACGGCAAGGTCGGCGACCTGTTCGGACGCAAACCGCTGTTCATGTTCGCGATCTGCTGCTTCCTGCTCGGGTCGGTCTTCGCGCTCATCGCCAACGAGATGTCGACGCTCATCTTCGGCCGCGTCCTCCAGGGCATCGGCGGCGGAGGGATGATGATCCTCTCACAGTCGATCATCGCCTCGGTCGTGCCCGCGCGTGAACGCGGCAAATACATGGGCATCATGGGCTCGGCATTCGCGGTGTCCTCCGTGGCCGGACCGCTCATCGGCGGTTGGCTCACCGAAGGCCCCGGCTGGCGCTGGGCCTTCGCCATCAACTTCCCGCTGGGCATCATCGCCCTCATCGCCGCCGCGATCTTCCTCAAGGTGCCCAAGCACGCCAGGGGCAGCGGTCCCCGCCCGAAGGTCGACGTCTTCGGCATGGCGCTGATCTCCGTCGTCACCTCCTGCATCGTCCTCGTCTCCGCCTGGGGCGGCCACGACTTCGCATGGGGATCCTGGCAGATCAACGGACTCATCGTCACCGGCGTCATCGCCGCCATCGCCTTCGTCTTCGTCGAACTCAAGGTGAGCGAACCGGTCATCCCCATGTACCTGTTCACCAACCGGGACTTCCTCCTGTGCACGATCGCCGGTCTCTTCGTCGGCATCGGCATGTTCGGCGTGCTCTCCTATATGCCCACCTACCTGCAGATGGTCCACGGCATCGACGCCACGATCGCCGGACTGATGATGGTGCCGATGATGGGCACCATGCTCGTGTCCTCGACGCTCGTCGGCTTCATCGTCTCGCGGACCGGCAAGTACAAGAAGTACCCGTTGGCCGGCATCCTCATCATGGCAGCCTCGCTCGTCCTGCTCTCCCAGCTGAAGGCCGAGAGCTCGGCCTGGGAGACCATCGGCTGCCTGGCACTGCTCGGACTCGGCCTGGGACTGAGCATGCAGACGCTCGTCCTCGTCGTCCAGAACGCCTTCCCCGTGAAGATGGTCGGCACCGCGACCGCAGCGAACAACTACTTCCGCCAGGTCGGTGCCACCCTCGGCATGGCCTTCATCGGCTCCGTGTTCACCCAGCGCCTCATGGACAACATCAAGGACGGCATCACCGAGATCGCGAAGGCGGCCCCGCAGGGTCACCTGCCGAAGCTCTCCTCGACAGGACTGACCCCGGAGATCGTGTCGAAGCTGCCGGAGCCGATCCACTCGCTGATCATCAACTCCTACAACGACGCCCTCGTCCCGCTGTTCCTGTGGGTGGCCCCGCTGGCAGTGCTCGGCTTCATCTTCCTCTGCTTCCTGCCCAACACTCCGCTGGCGCAGACGCTGAAGAACGAACCCGCGAAACGGGAGAGCCTCGACGTCGCCGCAACGGAGAACCGAGGCGCCGAGACCCCCGGTGCGGTCTCATCGGTTAGTCTGGCAGAAAGCCCGCTGCCAGAGGAGACGAGGAATGACGGTACTGACGATACTCAACTCACCCGGAACAGAGATTCCCGACCTGCTCACTGA
- a CDS encoding TetR/AcrR family transcriptional regulator, translating into MPVEESLRSKKARLTRSALHEAAITRVLEDGLTFATVATIAADAGVSTRTFFNYFETKEDAIVGLGADVSVDESLADDYVYADSGLDTLAEDTARFVREALLIGSVDPEMPARRRRLFALYPELVSKSFDRAEALEEIVAGHVLRRLRHLGQEFSTEDSAQRSARMLTQLCRVPLNHAGQTIKRSPEVVEDRGGTKEIFEDSLGLFLKVLERLQ; encoded by the coding sequence ATGCCTGTTGAAGAATCCCTGCGCTCGAAGAAGGCCCGGCTGACCCGCAGCGCCCTCCACGAGGCCGCGATCACCCGAGTCCTCGAAGATGGTCTCACCTTCGCGACCGTGGCGACCATCGCCGCCGACGCAGGCGTGTCCACGCGCACCTTCTTCAACTACTTCGAGACGAAGGAAGACGCAATCGTCGGCCTCGGCGCCGACGTCAGCGTCGATGAGAGCCTTGCCGACGACTACGTCTATGCGGACTCCGGGCTCGACACATTAGCCGAGGACACAGCGCGTTTCGTCCGCGAAGCGCTGCTCATCGGCTCCGTCGATCCGGAGATGCCGGCCAGGCGCCGCCGCCTCTTCGCCCTCTACCCCGAACTCGTGAGCAAGAGCTTCGACCGGGCAGAGGCTCTCGAGGAGATCGTCGCCGGCCATGTGCTGCGACGCCTGCGCCACCTCGGACAGGAGTTCTCGACCGAGGACTCCGCCCAGCGCAGCGCGCGCATGCTCACCCAGCTCTGCCGCGTCCCGCTCAACCATGCGGGACAGACGATCAAGCGATCACCCGAGGTGGTCGAGGACAGAGGCGGGACCAAGGAGATCTTCGAAGACTCCCTGGGACTCTTCCTCAAGGTCCTCGAGCGCCTGCAGTGA